In Sphaeramia orbicularis chromosome 7, fSphaOr1.1, whole genome shotgun sequence, one genomic interval encodes:
- the usp19 gene encoding ubiquitin carboxyl-terminal hydrolase 19 isoform X3 — MASSGGSSVAGGTAVGRRGGAQQQRGGGSRDNGTDLSSSTSKKKQKDRANQESREAKRAAAAADGVIAEVKKDVFVDWKQNVNEVIVRLRCGEGVQRIEDINTTFTDTHCHVCFPDGRQWSCYLQEEIEASCSRVQYKEKGGFLHLVMHKKIPFHIWPSLKSNKKEKEKESVHMEIKNDKEVEMMSVSLESSEKSKLLSSQPQPPSSPAHSESRHSGGKAERSGKRCPKNKPPCEKVTVDSAEVKGAAGDQTCSNSSSKPVTVTRGEQQPQGPSIKRTAARLPKTTKETAADKDAEAGKTAAANGRAAHTHLSAGRSPQTQHRDGNNRAEKQGKEHKAGAAATAASHTNKTQVVEKPTQSSDMEHGTGTTAHGSESQPATTSNISDCLSNSMDLASPDTLGDRTDSKTEKQPVEWESEQDSPILQQLELGEAESAPAVSGASKQGLSPGLVQRQGSCDGEEKRDQSKEEPPLEINTPEAPEPMVNLQSVKNDSYERGTDMMVVNVYMKEICRDTARVIFREQDFTLIFQTSDPNFLRLHSDCGPNTVFKWQVKLRNLIQPEHCSYCFKPSRLDITLKKRHSQRWGGLEAPATQGAVGGAKVAVPSSPACMEKSQPGSSQHSLPAKEEPPRVGEEKPKAPKASPRVEDGGLDTVAPRSVSEHVAITKTEPAVTTPKPTCMVQPMTHAPPASNERHEEEEEKKVCLPGFTGLVNLGNTCFMNSVIQSLSNTRELRDYFLDRAFESEINCNNPLGTGGRLAIGFAVLLRALWKGTHHAFQPSKLKAIVASKASQFTGYAQHDAQEFMAFLLDGLHEDLNRIQNKPYTETVDSDGRLDEVVAEEAWQRHKMRNDSFIVDLFQGQFKSKLVCPTCSKVSITFDPFLYLPVPLPQKQKVLSVFYFAKEPHKKPIKFLVSVSKENSSTAEVLESISRSVRVKPENLRLAEVGKNRFQRMLLPSHSLDTVSSSDMLFCFEVLSRDLAKERVIELRVQQKLQVPNIPISKCAACLKPPLSEDDKLKRCTRCYRVGYCNQVCQKTHWPNHKGLCRPNTENVGLPFLVSVPESRLSYARLTQLMEGYSRFSINVFQPPFQSGRTSPETSQCRVDLPSMSASSSEGLGSGDEAVGGSSGVGAADTELESHSLVPESQAEYAQASSVHSAESESLSSSQTSLSTTQTTDSGFSEPVSSASCCSLDPNAEKETSCEKAVRPEAAVTGYQHPSESVSGHASQFYISLLDSNNKEQRLEEKEDALLDLPEDATLELVWKNNERLKEYVLVSSKELDYEEDPGSLSETARAGHFTLEQCLNLFTKPEVLAPEEAWYCPKCQQHREASKQLLLWRLPNVLIIQLKRFSFRSFIWRDKINDMVDFPVRNLDLSKFCIGQKDEMQHPPIYDLYAVINHYGGMIGGHYTAYARLPSDKNSQRSDVGWRLFDDSTVTMVEESQVVTRYAYVLFYRRRNSPVERPPRFLRPVGAESPTAAGATASQASSQSLFGADLDPEGPPTLTPEVPSDLFAHSGECATPSYSNMEEVD, encoded by the exons ATGTGTTTGTCGACTGGAAGCAAAATGTCAATGAGGTTATTGTGAGACTACGCTGTGGGGAGGGAGTGCAGAGGATAGAGGACATCAACACAACCTTTACTGATACTCACTGCCATGTCTGCTTCCCAG atggtcGGCAATGGAGTTGCTATTTGCAGGAAGAAATTGAGGCCTCCTGTAGCAGAGTACAATACAAAGAGAAAGGAGGTTTCCTGCACCTTGTCATGCACAAAAAGATTCCCTTTCACATCTGGCCTTCACTCAAG TCTAataagaaggagaaagagaaggaaagtGTGCACATGGAGATCAAAAATGACAAGGAGGTGGAGATGATGTCTGTTTCCTTGGAGTCATCAGAGAAATCCAAACTGTTGTCCTCGCAACCACAGCCCCCCTCCTCACCTGCACACAGTGAGTCAAGACACAGTGGTGGCAAGGCCGAGCGCAGTGGCAAGCGCTGCCCAAAAAACAAACCACCATGTGAGAAGGTTACTGTGGACTCGGCAGAGGTGAAAGGTGCAGCTGGAGACCAGACCTGCTCAAACAGCAGCAGCAAGCCTGTTACAGTCACAAGAGGCGAGCAACAGCCTCAGGGACCCAGCATCAAGCGCACTGCTGCTCGGCTGCCCAAGACCACCAAGGAAACAGCAGCTGACAAGGATGCAGAGGCTGGCAAAACTGCAGCAGCTAATGGcagagcagcacacacacacctgtccgcTGGTCGGAGCCCACAGACACAACACAGGGATGGCAACAACAGAGCCGAGAAACAAGGCAAAGAACATAAAGCGGGTGCTGCTGCCACTGCTGCCAGCCATACCAACAAAACTCAG gtGGTGGAAAAACCAACCCAGTCTTCAGACATGGAGCACGGGACTGGGACAACAGCACATGGCAGTGAAAGCCAACCAGCAACTACCAGTAATATCAGTGACTGTCTCAGCAATAGCATGGATTTAGCTTCTCCAGATACACTGGGAGATAGAACTGACTCTAAGACAGAGAAACAGCCTGTTGAGTGGGAATCGGAGCAGGATTCTCCGATCCTCCAGCAGCTGGAATTGGGAGAGGCGGAATCAGCACCGGCTGTAAGTGGGGCTAGCAAACAGGGCCTGTCACCTGGTCTTGTACAGAGGCAGGGCAGCTGCGATGGAGAAGAGAAGCGGGACCAGTCAAAGGAGGAACCGCCTCTGGAAATAAATACACCAGAAG CCCCAGAGCCGATGGTTAACTTGCAGTCTGTGAAAAATGATTCGTACGAGAGGGGCACAGACATGATGGTGGTTAATGTTTACATGAAGGAAATCTGCAGGGACACAGCCAGGGTCATCTTCAGGGAACAGGACTTCACTCTCATCTTCCAGACCAG CGATCCTAACTTTCTCCGGCTTCATTCAGATTGTGGGCCGAACACAGTCTTCAAGTGGCAAGTCAAACTCAG GAACTTGATCCAGCCTGAGCACTGCAGTTACTGCTTTAAACCGTCCAGACTGGATATCACCCTGAAGAAGAGACACAGCCAGCGGTGGGGGGGTCTGGAGGCTCCAGCCACACAAG GTGCAGTGGGTGGCGCCAAGGTTGCTGTGCCCTCCAGTCCTGCCTGTATGGAAAAGAGTCAGCCAGGCAGTAGCCAACACAGCCTCCCAGCCAAGGAGGAGCCTCCCCGGGTGGGTGAGGAGAAACCCAAAGCCCCCAAAGCTTCACCCAGAGTAGAGGACGGCGGTCTGGATACAGTGGCTCCTCGCTCCGTCTCTGAACATGTCGCCATCACCAAGACAGAGCCCGCTGTTACTACG cCAAAACCTACTTGTATGGTCCAACCTATGACCCACGCACCTCCTGCCAGTAATGAGCGtcatgaggaagaagaggagaagaaggtgtGCCTTCCTGGTTTCACAGGATTGGTCAATCTGGGCAACACCTGCTTCATGAACAGTGTCATTCAATCCCTGTCTAACACCAGAGAACTCAGGGACTACTTCCTCG ATCGAGCGTTTGAGTCAGAAATCAACTGCAATAATCCACTAGGAACAGGAGGAAGGTTAGCCATTGGCTTTGCTGTGCTGCTCAGGGCACTTTGGAAAGGAACGCACCATGCCTTCCAACCCTCAAAACTCAAG GCTATTGTGGCCAGTAAAGCCAGTCAGTTTACAGGGTATGCCCAGCATGATGCCCAGGAGTTTATGGCGTTCTTGCTGGACGGTCTTCATGAAGACTTGAACCGCATCCAGAATAAACCGTACACAGAGACCGTGGACTCTGACGGGCGCCTGGATGAG GTGGTGGCAGAGGAGGCATGGCAGAGGCACAAAATGAGAAATGATTCTTTTATTGTGGACCTCTTCCAAGGCCAGTTCAAATCCAAGCTCGTCTGTCCAACATGCTCCAAG GTGTCCATTACTTTTGACCCCTTCCTCTACCTGCCTGTACCCTTGCCCCAGAAACAAAAGGTGCTTTCAGTTTTCTATTTTGCAAAGGAACCTCATAAAAAACCCATCAAG tttcTGGTGAGTGTGAGTAAAGAAAACTCCAGTACAGCTGAAGTCCTTGAATCCATCTCCAGAAGTGTGAGGGTCAAACCAGAAAACCTGAGATTGGCAGAG GTTGGGAAGAATCGTTTTCAGCGCATGCTCCTGCCATCCCATTCCCTGGACACAGTGTCGTCCTCTGATATGCTCTTCTGCTTTGAAGTGCTGTCCAGAGATCTGGCCAAAGAGCGAGTCATAGAGCTCAGAGTACAGCAG AAACTTCAAGTCCCAAACATTCCCATCTCGAAGTGTGCTGCCTGCTTGAAGCCCCCGTTGTCTGAGGATGACAAGCTGAAGCGATGCACTCGTTGCTACCGTGTTGGCTACTGCAATCA AGTTTGTCAGAAAACACATTGGCCCAATCACAAGGGTCTGTGTCGGCCAAATACTGAGAACGTGGGCCTGCCTTTCTTGGTCAGTGTGCCTGAGTCCCGACTCTCTTATGCCCGCCTCACCCAGCTGATGGAGGGTTATTCCAG GTTTTCCATCAATGTGTTCCAGCCTCCTTTCCAGTCAGGCAGGACATCCCCTGAAACTTCCCAGTGCCGCGTAGACCTTCCTTCAATGTCAGCGAGCTCTTCTGAGGGTCTGGGCTCGGGGGATGAGGCCGTGGGTGGGAGTAGCGGAGTGGGAGCAGCTGACACAGAGCTGGAAAGCCACTCTCTGGTGCCTGAATCCCAGGCTGAATATGCTCAGGCCTCATCTGTCCACTCTGCAGAGTCTGAATCCCTCTCATCCTCCCAAACCTCGCTCTCCACTACACAGACCACAGATTCAGGATTCTCCGAACCGGTTTCATCTGCTTCTTGTTGCTCTTTAGACCCTAACGCTGAAAAAGAAACTTCCTGTGAGAAGGCAGTGCGGCCAGAAG CTGCAGTAACAGGTTATCAACACCCAAGTGAATCAGTGTCCGGCCATGCCAGTCAGTTCTATATTTCCCTGCTGGACTCTAACAACAAGGAACAGAGGCTTGAAGAGAAAG aggATGCACTCTTGGACCTCCCTGAAGATGCGACCTTGGAGCTGGTGTGGAAAAATAACGAGCGTCTAAAAGAGTATGTCCTGGTGAGCTCCAAAGAGCTGGACTATGAAGAGGACCCCGGGTCTCTGAGTGAGACAGCCAGAGCAGGACACTTCACCCTAGAGCAGTGCCTCAATCTCTTCACAAAGCCTGAGGTGCTGGCACCGGAGGAGGCCTG GTACTGTCCCAAGTGCCAGCAGCACCGTGAAGCCTCAAAACAGCTGCTGCTGTGGCGTCTGCCCAACGTTTTAATCATCCAGCTCAAACGCTTCTCATTCAGGAGCTTCATCTGGAGAGATAAAATCAATGACATGGTTGACTTTCCTGTGAG AAATTTGGATCTGAGTAAGTTCTGTATCGGCCAGAAGGATGAGATGCAACACCCCCCTATTTATGACTTATACGCTGTCATAAACCACTACGGAGGAATGATAGGAGGCCACTACACAGCCTACGCTCGCCTTCCAAGTGACAAGAACAGCCAGCGCAGTGACGTTG GGTGGCGACTGTTCGATGACAGCACCGTGACAATGGTGGAGGAAAGCCAGGTGGTGACGCGCTACGCCTACGTCCTGTTCTACCGACGACGAAACTCTCCCGTGGAGAGACCGCCACGGTTCCTTAGGCCCGTAGGAGCTGAGTCGCCCACTGCCGCCGGAGCTACTGCCAGCCAG GCGTCTAGCCAGTCACTGTTTGGTGCAGACCTGGATCCCGAGGGCCCACCCACGCTGACCCCAGAGGTGCCCTCTGACCTCTTTGCCCACTCAGGAGAGTGCGCGACGCCATCGTACAGCAACATGGAGGAGGTGGACTAG
- the usp19 gene encoding ubiquitin carboxyl-terminal hydrolase 19 isoform X2: MASSGGSSVAGGTAVGRRGGAQQQRGGGSRDNGTDLSSSTSKKKQKDRANQESREAKRAAAAADGVIAEVKKDVFVDWKQNVNEVIVRLRCGEGVQRIEDINTTFTDTHCHVCFPDGRQWSCYLQEEIEASCSRVQYKEKGGFLHLVMHKKIPFHIWPSLKSNKKEKEKESVHMEIKNDKEVEMMSVSLESSEKSKLLSSQPQPPSSPAHSESRHSGGKAERSGKRCPKNKPPCEKVTVDSAEVKGAAGDQTCSNSSSKPVTVTRGEQQPQGPSIKRTAARLPKTTKETAADKDAEAGKTAAANGRAAHTHLSAGRSPQTQHRDGNNRAEKQGKEHKAGAAATAASHTNKTQVVEKPTQSSDMEHGTGTTAHGSESQPATTSNISDCLSNSMDLASPDTLGDRTDSKTEKQPVEWESEQDSPILQQLELGEAESAPAVSGASKQGLSPGLVQRQGSCDGEEKRDQSKEEPPLEINTPEAPEPMVNLQSVKNDSYERGTDMMVVNVYMKEICRDTARVIFREQDFTLIFQTSDPNFLRLHSDCGPNTVFKWQVKLRNLIQPEHCSYCFKPSRLDITLKKRHSQRWGGLEAPATQVGGAKVAVPSSPACMEKSQPGSSQHSLPAKEEPPRVGEEKPKAPKASPRVEDGGLDTVAPRSVSEHVAITKTEPAVTTPKPTCMVQPMTHAPPASNERHEEEEEKKVCLPGFTGLVNLGNTCFMNSVIQSLSNTRELRDYFLDRAFESEINCNNPLGTGGRLAIGFAVLLRALWKGTHHAFQPSKLKAIVASKASQFTGYAQHDAQEFMAFLLDGLHEDLNRIQNKPYTETVDSDGRLDEVVAEEAWQRHKMRNDSFIVDLFQGQFKSKLVCPTCSKVSITFDPFLYLPVPLPQKQKVLSVFYFAKEPHKKPIKFLVSVSKENSSTAEVLESISRSVRVKPENLRLAEVGKNRFQRMLLPSHSLDTVSSSDMLFCFEVLSRDLAKERVIELRVQQKLQVPNIPISKCAACLKPPLSEDDKLKRCTRCYRVGYCNQVCQKTHWPNHKGLCRPNTENVGLPFLVSVPESRLSYARLTQLMEGYSRFSINVFQPPFQSGRTSPETSQCRVDLPSMSASSSEGLGSGDEAVGGSSGVGAADTELESHSLVPESQAEYAQASSVHSAESESLSSSQTSLSTTQTTDSGFSEPVSSASCCSLDPNAEKETSCEKAVRPEAAVTGYQHPSESVSGHASQFYISLLDSNNKEQRLEEKEDALLDLPEDATLELVWKNNERLKEYVLVSSKELDYEEDPGSLSETARAGHFTLEQCLNLFTKPEVLAPEEAWYCPKCQQHREASKQLLLWRLPNVLIIQLKRFSFRSFIWRDKINDMVDFPVRNLDLSKFCIGQKDEMQHPPIYDLYAVINHYGGMIGGHYTAYARLPSDKNSQRSDVGWRLFDDSTVTMVEESQVVTRYAYVLFYRRRNSPVERPPRFLRPVGAESPTAAGATASQASLIWRELEEEEEGLDEGPRGLFRSGLRRRQTQRMTNRDEDDEDRTEGSVRRHRGQRLSDYPDDDCVRYFVLGTVAAMFALFVNLVYPLLYKASWP; the protein is encoded by the exons ATGTGTTTGTCGACTGGAAGCAAAATGTCAATGAGGTTATTGTGAGACTACGCTGTGGGGAGGGAGTGCAGAGGATAGAGGACATCAACACAACCTTTACTGATACTCACTGCCATGTCTGCTTCCCAG atggtcGGCAATGGAGTTGCTATTTGCAGGAAGAAATTGAGGCCTCCTGTAGCAGAGTACAATACAAAGAGAAAGGAGGTTTCCTGCACCTTGTCATGCACAAAAAGATTCCCTTTCACATCTGGCCTTCACTCAAG TCTAataagaaggagaaagagaaggaaagtGTGCACATGGAGATCAAAAATGACAAGGAGGTGGAGATGATGTCTGTTTCCTTGGAGTCATCAGAGAAATCCAAACTGTTGTCCTCGCAACCACAGCCCCCCTCCTCACCTGCACACAGTGAGTCAAGACACAGTGGTGGCAAGGCCGAGCGCAGTGGCAAGCGCTGCCCAAAAAACAAACCACCATGTGAGAAGGTTACTGTGGACTCGGCAGAGGTGAAAGGTGCAGCTGGAGACCAGACCTGCTCAAACAGCAGCAGCAAGCCTGTTACAGTCACAAGAGGCGAGCAACAGCCTCAGGGACCCAGCATCAAGCGCACTGCTGCTCGGCTGCCCAAGACCACCAAGGAAACAGCAGCTGACAAGGATGCAGAGGCTGGCAAAACTGCAGCAGCTAATGGcagagcagcacacacacacctgtccgcTGGTCGGAGCCCACAGACACAACACAGGGATGGCAACAACAGAGCCGAGAAACAAGGCAAAGAACATAAAGCGGGTGCTGCTGCCACTGCTGCCAGCCATACCAACAAAACTCAG gtGGTGGAAAAACCAACCCAGTCTTCAGACATGGAGCACGGGACTGGGACAACAGCACATGGCAGTGAAAGCCAACCAGCAACTACCAGTAATATCAGTGACTGTCTCAGCAATAGCATGGATTTAGCTTCTCCAGATACACTGGGAGATAGAACTGACTCTAAGACAGAGAAACAGCCTGTTGAGTGGGAATCGGAGCAGGATTCTCCGATCCTCCAGCAGCTGGAATTGGGAGAGGCGGAATCAGCACCGGCTGTAAGTGGGGCTAGCAAACAGGGCCTGTCACCTGGTCTTGTACAGAGGCAGGGCAGCTGCGATGGAGAAGAGAAGCGGGACCAGTCAAAGGAGGAACCGCCTCTGGAAATAAATACACCAGAAG CCCCAGAGCCGATGGTTAACTTGCAGTCTGTGAAAAATGATTCGTACGAGAGGGGCACAGACATGATGGTGGTTAATGTTTACATGAAGGAAATCTGCAGGGACACAGCCAGGGTCATCTTCAGGGAACAGGACTTCACTCTCATCTTCCAGACCAG CGATCCTAACTTTCTCCGGCTTCATTCAGATTGTGGGCCGAACACAGTCTTCAAGTGGCAAGTCAAACTCAG GAACTTGATCCAGCCTGAGCACTGCAGTTACTGCTTTAAACCGTCCAGACTGGATATCACCCTGAAGAAGAGACACAGCCAGCGGTGGGGGGGTCTGGAGGCTCCAGCCACACAAG TGGGTGGCGCCAAGGTTGCTGTGCCCTCCAGTCCTGCCTGTATGGAAAAGAGTCAGCCAGGCAGTAGCCAACACAGCCTCCCAGCCAAGGAGGAGCCTCCCCGGGTGGGTGAGGAGAAACCCAAAGCCCCCAAAGCTTCACCCAGAGTAGAGGACGGCGGTCTGGATACAGTGGCTCCTCGCTCCGTCTCTGAACATGTCGCCATCACCAAGACAGAGCCCGCTGTTACTACG cCAAAACCTACTTGTATGGTCCAACCTATGACCCACGCACCTCCTGCCAGTAATGAGCGtcatgaggaagaagaggagaagaaggtgtGCCTTCCTGGTTTCACAGGATTGGTCAATCTGGGCAACACCTGCTTCATGAACAGTGTCATTCAATCCCTGTCTAACACCAGAGAACTCAGGGACTACTTCCTCG ATCGAGCGTTTGAGTCAGAAATCAACTGCAATAATCCACTAGGAACAGGAGGAAGGTTAGCCATTGGCTTTGCTGTGCTGCTCAGGGCACTTTGGAAAGGAACGCACCATGCCTTCCAACCCTCAAAACTCAAG GCTATTGTGGCCAGTAAAGCCAGTCAGTTTACAGGGTATGCCCAGCATGATGCCCAGGAGTTTATGGCGTTCTTGCTGGACGGTCTTCATGAAGACTTGAACCGCATCCAGAATAAACCGTACACAGAGACCGTGGACTCTGACGGGCGCCTGGATGAG GTGGTGGCAGAGGAGGCATGGCAGAGGCACAAAATGAGAAATGATTCTTTTATTGTGGACCTCTTCCAAGGCCAGTTCAAATCCAAGCTCGTCTGTCCAACATGCTCCAAG GTGTCCATTACTTTTGACCCCTTCCTCTACCTGCCTGTACCCTTGCCCCAGAAACAAAAGGTGCTTTCAGTTTTCTATTTTGCAAAGGAACCTCATAAAAAACCCATCAAG tttcTGGTGAGTGTGAGTAAAGAAAACTCCAGTACAGCTGAAGTCCTTGAATCCATCTCCAGAAGTGTGAGGGTCAAACCAGAAAACCTGAGATTGGCAGAG GTTGGGAAGAATCGTTTTCAGCGCATGCTCCTGCCATCCCATTCCCTGGACACAGTGTCGTCCTCTGATATGCTCTTCTGCTTTGAAGTGCTGTCCAGAGATCTGGCCAAAGAGCGAGTCATAGAGCTCAGAGTACAGCAG AAACTTCAAGTCCCAAACATTCCCATCTCGAAGTGTGCTGCCTGCTTGAAGCCCCCGTTGTCTGAGGATGACAAGCTGAAGCGATGCACTCGTTGCTACCGTGTTGGCTACTGCAATCA AGTTTGTCAGAAAACACATTGGCCCAATCACAAGGGTCTGTGTCGGCCAAATACTGAGAACGTGGGCCTGCCTTTCTTGGTCAGTGTGCCTGAGTCCCGACTCTCTTATGCCCGCCTCACCCAGCTGATGGAGGGTTATTCCAG GTTTTCCATCAATGTGTTCCAGCCTCCTTTCCAGTCAGGCAGGACATCCCCTGAAACTTCCCAGTGCCGCGTAGACCTTCCTTCAATGTCAGCGAGCTCTTCTGAGGGTCTGGGCTCGGGGGATGAGGCCGTGGGTGGGAGTAGCGGAGTGGGAGCAGCTGACACAGAGCTGGAAAGCCACTCTCTGGTGCCTGAATCCCAGGCTGAATATGCTCAGGCCTCATCTGTCCACTCTGCAGAGTCTGAATCCCTCTCATCCTCCCAAACCTCGCTCTCCACTACACAGACCACAGATTCAGGATTCTCCGAACCGGTTTCATCTGCTTCTTGTTGCTCTTTAGACCCTAACGCTGAAAAAGAAACTTCCTGTGAGAAGGCAGTGCGGCCAGAAG CTGCAGTAACAGGTTATCAACACCCAAGTGAATCAGTGTCCGGCCATGCCAGTCAGTTCTATATTTCCCTGCTGGACTCTAACAACAAGGAACAGAGGCTTGAAGAGAAAG aggATGCACTCTTGGACCTCCCTGAAGATGCGACCTTGGAGCTGGTGTGGAAAAATAACGAGCGTCTAAAAGAGTATGTCCTGGTGAGCTCCAAAGAGCTGGACTATGAAGAGGACCCCGGGTCTCTGAGTGAGACAGCCAGAGCAGGACACTTCACCCTAGAGCAGTGCCTCAATCTCTTCACAAAGCCTGAGGTGCTGGCACCGGAGGAGGCCTG GTACTGTCCCAAGTGCCAGCAGCACCGTGAAGCCTCAAAACAGCTGCTGCTGTGGCGTCTGCCCAACGTTTTAATCATCCAGCTCAAACGCTTCTCATTCAGGAGCTTCATCTGGAGAGATAAAATCAATGACATGGTTGACTTTCCTGTGAG AAATTTGGATCTGAGTAAGTTCTGTATCGGCCAGAAGGATGAGATGCAACACCCCCCTATTTATGACTTATACGCTGTCATAAACCACTACGGAGGAATGATAGGAGGCCACTACACAGCCTACGCTCGCCTTCCAAGTGACAAGAACAGCCAGCGCAGTGACGTTG GGTGGCGACTGTTCGATGACAGCACCGTGACAATGGTGGAGGAAAGCCAGGTGGTGACGCGCTACGCCTACGTCCTGTTCTACCGACGACGAAACTCTCCCGTGGAGAGACCGCCACGGTTCCTTAGGCCCGTAGGAGCTGAGTCGCCCACTGCCGCCGGAGCTACTGCCAGCCAG GCCTCTCTAATATGGCGGGAactggaggaagaagaggaggggctTGACGAAGGCCCGCGCGGACTGTTCCGCTCTGGGCTACGGAGACGACAAACACAGAGGATGACGAACAGAGATGAAGACGACGAAGACAGAACTGAAGGGTCGGTGCGACGGCACCGCGGGCAGAGGCTGTCCGATTACCCTGACGACGACTGCGTGCGATATTTCGTGCTGGGCACCGTGGCAGCCATGTTTGCTCTATTTGTCAACTTGGTCTACCCTCTGCTGTACAAGGCCAGCTGGCCGTGA